The sequence AGGAGACCTTCCTGCTCCGAACCCGTCAGCTAACCCGGTAGGCGAGAAGGAAGGAAAGGAGTGCGCCCACGTGGCGTCCAACAAGCCTGCCCCCGAGGCCCCGTCGCCCTTCGCCACCGACAACTTCGGTGAAGCGGACAGGACCTGGGAGGAATGGAATCCCACCGAGGAGTCCATCCGGCCCGTACGCGGCAGGCACCGCGTAGCCAAGCAGCGGGGACTCGCCCGTAGCTCCACCGTCCTCGGCGTCGGTGTCATCGCGGCCGTCGGCGCGGGCGGCATGGCCACCGCGCAGAGCAAGCCGCCGGTATCCATCTCCCTTCCTGACTCCCTCGCGGACAACCTCCCCGATGCCAAGTCCCTTCCCGGCGTCGGCGCTTTCATGTCCGACGACGCGGACAAGACCCCGGTCTCGGCGGCTCCGCTCACCTCCGCGGGCATCACCAGCGCCGAGGCCGAGCAGGGCACGACCGACGCCGGTGAGGCGCTCCGCGCCCGCATCCTCCAGCAGGCCGAGCAGCAGCAGGCCAACGCCGACGCCGAGGCCAGGGCCGCGGAGGAGAAGGCTGCGGCCGAGAAGGCCGCGGCCGACGCCAAGGAGCAGCAGGACAAGGCCGAGGCCAAGATCGCCGCCGAGAAGAAGAAGGCGGAAGAGGCGGCGAAGAAGAAGAAGGAGGCCGAGCGCCTCGCCAAGCTCGCCGCCAGCTACGCGCTGCCGACCTCCTCGTACAGCATCAGCTCCACCTACGGCCAGTCCGGCCCGATGTGGTCCTCGGGCCACCACACCGGCCTCGACTTCGCGGCGCCGACCGGCACTCCGGTCAAGGCCGTGCACAGCGGCACGGTGAAGTCGGCCGGCTATTCCGGTGCGTACGGCTACCGCACCGTCCTCGAACTCGATGACGGCACGGAGATCTGGTACTGCCACCAGTCCACGATGAACGTCACGGCCGGCCAGAAGGTCTCCACCGGCGACACCATCGGACGCGTCGGCGCCACCGGCAATGTGACCGGTGCCCACCTCCACCTGGAGGTCCACACCGGGGGCGGCGCGGGCATCGACCCGATGAGCTGGCTGCGCAGCAAGGGGCTCACGGTCTGAGCCCCCCGCGCCCGTCCACCGGGCGCACCCGAACCCCGGCAGCCCTGACGCACACCCCCCGACGTCAGGGCTGCCGGTCTGCTGTCCGCAGGAGAACGCGCGTGGCGTCCGCGTCGTACGGGTGATGGGGGCACACAACGCCCCGGGCCCCGCAGCGCAGCCGGAGCCGACGCCGGCAGACGCGCATGGCACACAGCACACAGCACACAGCACACAGCACACAGCACATGACACACAGCACACGGCGCAGAGAGGCTCCCGCCCACGCGGAATAGTCCTCTCCGGTGCTCTCGTTGAACCCAACATGACTTCTGCGAACTCTCTGCGCCCGCTCGGCTCCTCCGGCCTCCAGGTCTTCCCCCTCGCCCTCGGCGGCAACGTCTTCGGCTGGACGGCGGACGAGGCACAGTCCTTCGCCGTCCTGGACGCGTACACCGCGGCGGGCGGCAACTTCATCGACACCGCCGACGCCTACTCCTCCTGGGTCCCGGGCAACGAGGGCGGCGAGTCCGAGACCGTCATCGGCAAGTGGCTCGCCTCGCGCGCCAACCGGTCCGACATCGTCGTCGCCACCAAGGTCGGCGCCCACCCCTCGTACAAGGGGCTCTCCGCCGCCACCATCAAGTCCGCCGCCGAGGAGTCGCTGCGGCGGCTCAGCACGGACCACATCGACCTGTACTACACGCACTTCGACGACGAGACCGTCCCGGTCGAGGAGATCATCACCGCCCTCGACCAGCTGGTGAAGGACGGCAAGGTGCGGGAGATCGCCGCCTCCAACATCAGCCCGGAGCGGCTCCGGGCATCCCTGGACTTCTCCGAGCGCGAGAACCTGGCCCGGTACGTCGCCCTCCAGCCGCACTACAACCTGGTCTCCCGCGACACCTATGAGGGCGCCCTCCAGGACACCGCCGCCCGCGCCGGGCTCGCCGCCGTCCCGTACTTCGCGCTGGCCTCGGGCTTCCTCACCGGCAAGTACCGTCCGGGCACCTCGGTCGACAGCGCGCGCGCCGAGAAGGCGGGCCAGCACCTGGAGTCGGAGCAGGGCCGCAAGGTGCTGGTCGCCCTGGACCGGATCGCCCAGGAGCGCGAGGCCGAGATCGCCACGGTCGCCCTGGCCTGGCTGGCCTCCCGGCCGACCGTCGTCGCGCCGATCGCCTCGGCCCGTACGGTCGAGCAGCTGCCCGCGCTGGTCGCGGTCGCCGAGCTGCGCCTGACGGACCGGGAACTCGCGGAGCTCACCGAGGCATCCGCCTGATCCACCCGACCGGGCAGCGGGCGCCGGGCTACTGCGGAGGACGCAGATAGGGGTTGTCGCCGCCGTGCTGGGGGTGCGGTGCGCCGTGCGGCTCCGTCCCGCGCTGCTGAGGCATCGGGAACGTCTGCGGCACCGGCCCGTACGGATACGGCTGCTTGGGTGCCGCGCCGTGGGGATACGGCTGCGGGGCCGGTCCCGCGTTCGGGTACGCGTAGGGGTACGTGTGCGTCCCCGCGCCCCCGTACGCGGAGGGGTACGTCTGTGTCCCGGCGCCCCCGTGCGGGTACGTCTGCGTCTGCGGTGCCCCGTACGCGTACGGCGGCCGCTGCGGGAACGGCCCGCCGTAGGGCGGGACCGGAAGGCGTAGGTGTGCGCGCAGCCGGCCCGTGGCGTGGGCCGCGTATGTCAGGGCCGGGCCCGCGATCTCCCTGCGCTGCCAGAGGTGATGCAGCAGCTCCCGTTCCCGCGCGGCGAAGTCCGGGCCCGCCGTGTCGCGGCGGGCCCGTCGGCGCAGTACGGCCAGGGACGTCGCGAACGACTCGTACTCGGCGACCGCCCGTGCCGCCGCCCTGCCCCGGTTCCGGTCCGGGTGGCCGTGCCAGTGGCGGGCCAGATCACGGGCCATGCCGCGCGCCCGCATCGAGGAGAGCGCGAGCGGCTCGGCGGGGGTCAGCCAGCCCGCCGCCGCGTACGCGGGCAGCTCGGCGGAGAGCGTACGCAGCTCCCGCTGGCGCGAGAACACCGCCAGCCAGGTCACCAGCCCGAACGCCGGGACCATGAAGACCCCGTACACCGCGTAGAAGCCGTACGGGCCGAAGGCCGACGAACCGTTCCACAGGGCGTGCAGGCCCATCGCGAGGACCAGGCCCAGTACCGGCAGCGCGATCCGGCGGACCCGGTGGCGCCGCGCGCCGACCGCGGCGAACCCGAAGCCGATGCCGGTGAGCACCGTGAACAGCGGGTGCGCGAACGGCGACATCACGATCCGTACGAAGAACGTCCCGGCGGTCACCGAGGCGAACCCGGTCATCCCCAGCTGCTGGTCCTCACCGAAGGCATTGCCCAGATAGAGGATGTTCTCGGTGAAGGCGAAGCCGGTCGCGGTGAATCCGGCGACCACGATGCCGTCGACGATGCCGCTGAACTCCCGTCTCCGGAACAGGAAGATCAGCAGCACCGCGGCCGCCTTGGCGCTCTCCTCGACGACCGGGGCGATCACCGTGGCACCCAGGGTGTCGGCGCTCGCCGGGTCGGCGGTGGCCGTGGCGATCCAGCGGGTCGCGAACGAGTTGGCGATGATCGCGACGAGTGCGGCGGCGCACGCGCCCCAGGCGAAGGAGAACAGCAGATTCCGCCAGGGGCCCGGTTCGACCCGGTCCAGCCAGCGGAAGGCCGCCATCAGCAGCGGCACGGGCAGCACGGCCAGCCCGAGCCCGACCAGGAA is a genomic window of Streptomyces sp. NBC_01237 containing:
- a CDS encoding M23 family metallopeptidase translates to MASNKPAPEAPSPFATDNFGEADRTWEEWNPTEESIRPVRGRHRVAKQRGLARSSTVLGVGVIAAVGAGGMATAQSKPPVSISLPDSLADNLPDAKSLPGVGAFMSDDADKTPVSAAPLTSAGITSAEAEQGTTDAGEALRARILQQAEQQQANADAEARAAEEKAAAEKAAADAKEQQDKAEAKIAAEKKKAEEAAKKKKEAERLAKLAASYALPTSSYSISSTYGQSGPMWSSGHHTGLDFAAPTGTPVKAVHSGTVKSAGYSGAYGYRTVLELDDGTEIWYCHQSTMNVTAGQKVSTGDTIGRVGATGNVTGAHLHLEVHTGGGAGIDPMSWLRSKGLTV
- a CDS encoding aldo/keto reductase, coding for MTSANSLRPLGSSGLQVFPLALGGNVFGWTADEAQSFAVLDAYTAAGGNFIDTADAYSSWVPGNEGGESETVIGKWLASRANRSDIVVATKVGAHPSYKGLSAATIKSAAEESLRRLSTDHIDLYYTHFDDETVPVEEIITALDQLVKDGKVREIAASNISPERLRASLDFSERENLARYVALQPHYNLVSRDTYEGALQDTAARAGLAAVPYFALASGFLTGKYRPGTSVDSARAEKAGQHLESEQGRKVLVALDRIAQEREAEIATVALAWLASRPTVVAPIASARTVEQLPALVAVAELRLTDRELAELTEASA
- a CDS encoding PrsW family intramembrane metalloprotease, which codes for MSDGSVQHQQPQPAVPVLEERQLGEILGAVPERGWRYRPRRVGMVWRSKAFRAGAVIVALALCGLVILSLVREQTGTEGFLVGLGLAVLPVPLLMAAFRWLDRVEPGPWRNLLFSFAWGACAAALVAIIANSFATRWIATATADPASADTLGATVIAPVVEESAKAAAVLLIFLFRRREFSGIVDGIVVAGFTATGFAFTENILYLGNAFGEDQQLGMTGFASVTAGTFFVRIVMSPFAHPLFTVLTGIGFGFAAVGARRHRVRRIALPVLGLVLAMGLHALWNGSSAFGPYGFYAVYGVFMVPAFGLVTWLAVFSRQRELRTLSAELPAYAAAGWLTPAEPLALSSMRARGMARDLARHWHGHPDRNRGRAAARAVAEYESFATSLAVLRRRARRDTAGPDFAARERELLHHLWQRREIAGPALTYAAHATGRLRAHLRLPVPPYGGPFPQRPPYAYGAPQTQTYPHGGAGTQTYPSAYGGAGTHTYPYAYPNAGPAPQPYPHGAAPKQPYPYGPVPQTFPMPQQRGTEPHGAPHPQHGGDNPYLRPPQ